The following proteins come from a genomic window of Paenibacillus spongiae:
- a CDS encoding extracellular solute-binding protein, whose amino-acid sequence MRKRKQIISTVVFISILTLLLAACGSDKDKENQAAQNGEKQAANKEEPYELTYLTTGDQAAKPLQPNDRIIAEINKRLNIKLTVKIVPEGSIDKINAAFASGDLPDVVSTYFPKNAVSQWIDEGIIIPLNDYLDDMPTFKKDIEELGLQWTAVDGKYNGYPFVSGINKSNYAVQYRGDWLEKLGISPPETLDDFYHALKAVANKDTYGFTTNKPNAGDQFGAFNFVFFAYGLPYGDYALDGNDNVIPIFEHPAFKQGIEYLRKLWDEKLIDPEFMAIDRPTKEQKFFQGKAAFMDGPLFRHLNRIETGVQKVDPAAKLAWIAPPAGPDGKRGMPQKPKGGILTSVTTAAKNPQKAAEFIEFLLSREGKDLLELGIEGLHYTKDGDTIHYKEDERAKDGFAENGWAHPLAWGNVTWPIDDDYLPQTEPQRERAVQSVEEASQYFVPNLVERRTAEEIELGSTVNDIYNQYFLNLVNGKLDIDKGIAELSGKWRQQGGDKILKAVNEAYKNSKK is encoded by the coding sequence ATGAGAAAAAGAAAACAGATTATTTCCACGGTGGTATTCATTTCGATCCTAACGCTGTTGCTGGCCGCTTGCGGAAGCGACAAAGACAAGGAGAATCAGGCGGCACAGAATGGGGAAAAGCAAGCCGCAAATAAAGAAGAGCCCTATGAATTGACCTATTTGACCACCGGCGATCAGGCCGCGAAACCGCTGCAGCCGAATGACCGGATCATCGCAGAAATTAACAAGCGGCTTAACATCAAATTGACCGTGAAAATCGTTCCCGAAGGCTCCATAGATAAAATTAACGCTGCTTTCGCCTCAGGGGATCTTCCGGATGTCGTATCGACCTATTTCCCAAAGAACGCCGTATCTCAATGGATTGATGAAGGGATTATTATCCCTCTGAACGATTACCTCGACGATATGCCTACATTCAAGAAGGATATCGAAGAGCTTGGTTTGCAGTGGACGGCAGTTGACGGCAAATATAACGGCTATCCCTTTGTAAGCGGGATAAACAAATCGAACTATGCGGTGCAATATCGCGGAGACTGGCTTGAGAAGCTGGGGATTAGCCCGCCAGAAACATTGGACGATTTCTACCATGCGCTTAAAGCCGTAGCCAACAAAGATACGTATGGCTTCACGACGAATAAACCGAATGCCGGCGATCAATTTGGCGCATTTAACTTCGTGTTCTTCGCATATGGCCTGCCATACGGCGACTATGCCCTTGACGGCAATGATAATGTCATTCCTATTTTCGAACACCCTGCATTCAAACAGGGCATTGAATATTTGCGGAAGCTGTGGGATGAAAAACTGATCGATCCGGAATTTATGGCCATTGACCGCCCGACTAAAGAGCAAAAGTTCTTTCAAGGCAAAGCCGCATTTATGGACGGCCCTTTATTCAGACACTTGAACCGGATCGAAACCGGCGTTCAGAAGGTAGACCCGGCTGCCAAGCTGGCTTGGATCGCGCCTCCTGCTGGACCGGACGGCAAACGCGGCATGCCGCAAAAACCGAAGGGCGGAATTTTGACGTCCGTCACAACGGCAGCCAAAAATCCGCAGAAGGCAGCCGAGTTCATCGAATTCCTACTTTCGCGCGAAGGCAAGGACCTGCTTGAGCTTGGGATTGAAGGGCTTCACTATACGAAAGACGGCGATACCATCCATTACAAGGAAGACGAACGTGCCAAAGACGGATTTGCCGAGAACGGCTGGGCCCATCCGCTGGCGTGGGGTAACGTAACCTGGCCGATCGACGATGACTATCTGCCGCAAACCGAACCGCAAAGAGAACGTGCGGTGCAATCGGTTGAAGAAGCCTCGCAGTATTTTGTGCCCAATCTAGTGGAAAGAAGAACGGCGGAAGAAATCGAACTCGGATCGACCGTCAACGACATTTATAATCAGTACTTTCTGAATCTTGTCAACGGCAAGCTGGATATCGATAAAGGGATCGCTGAACTGAGCGGGAAGTGGAGGCAGCAAGGCGGAGACAAAATACTGAAGGCCGTTAATGAAGCTTACAAGAACAGCAAGAAATAA
- a CDS encoding DNA alkylation repair protein, with protein sequence MNVEMVMQELEALGKERTKKMYGSNGAHEPLFGVATGHMKPIAKKIKKNQPLAEQLYNTGNYDAMYFAGVIADPKAMTEADFDRWMDTAYFYMLSDYVVAVTLAETDIAQEVADKWIASGEELRMSAGWSCYCWLLGNRPDTEFSQTKLANMLELVVNTIHDSPERTKYAMNNFIYTAAVSYLPLHEKAIETAKAVGPVEVNRDKKKSKFLSASENIQKAVDKGQIGFKRKYVRC encoded by the coding sequence ATGAATGTCGAAATGGTTATGCAGGAGCTTGAAGCTCTAGGCAAAGAACGAACCAAGAAAATGTACGGATCCAATGGCGCGCACGAACCGCTTTTTGGCGTGGCTACAGGCCATATGAAGCCCATCGCCAAGAAAATTAAAAAAAATCAACCTTTGGCTGAGCAGCTTTACAACACAGGGAACTACGACGCCATGTACTTTGCCGGCGTCATAGCAGACCCAAAAGCAATGACGGAAGCGGATTTTGATCGTTGGATGGATACGGCTTACTTTTATATGCTGTCCGATTATGTGGTTGCCGTAACCTTGGCAGAAACAGATATTGCGCAAGAAGTTGCCGATAAATGGATCGCAAGCGGCGAAGAGCTGCGAATGTCTGCGGGCTGGAGTTGTTACTGCTGGCTTTTGGGTAATCGACCGGACACTGAATTTTCGCAAACCAAGCTTGCCAATATGCTTGAACTTGTCGTCAATACGATTCACGATTCGCCTGAACGAACGAAATACGCCATGAATAATTTTATTTACACAGCAGCGGTATCCTATTTGCCGCTCCATGAGAAGGCGATCGAGACCGCAAAGGCAGTAGGCCCAGTAGAAGTCAATCGGGACAAGAAAAAAAGCAAGTTCCTGAGCGCTTCCGAAAATATTCAAAAGGCAGTAGATAAGGGGCAAATTGGTTTCAAACGCAAATATGTAAGGTGTTAA
- a CDS encoding carbohydrate ABC transporter permease, giving the protein MIKTSLGEKVFHSLNVTFMILLTIAMLYPFWYLTMYSLSDATLAASGGMFFVPRGFSLAAYKVVIGNVSFLSGFRVSMIVTVIGTILSVFFTATTAYAISKKRLRGKTFFSFIILFTMLFNGGMVPSYLLIKDLGMLDTYASLILPSLIGAWNILVMKSFFLGIPDELEEAAKIDGANDLTIFFRIILPLSKAVLATIGLFTAVYYWNDFFSTILYITDKNKWALQAVLKDIVSNASTALQSQGISIGYQRNVSENTVKMASIVVATLPILIVYPFIQKYFAKGAMIGSVKG; this is encoded by the coding sequence ATGATCAAAACCTCGCTCGGCGAAAAAGTGTTTCATTCTCTAAATGTCACGTTCATGATCCTCCTAACCATTGCCATGCTCTACCCGTTCTGGTACCTGACCATGTACTCTCTCAGTGACGCGACACTGGCTGCAAGCGGCGGCATGTTTTTCGTACCGCGAGGATTTTCCCTGGCTGCGTATAAAGTAGTCATCGGCAACGTTTCTTTCTTAAGTGGCTTTAGAGTTTCCATGATCGTCACGGTAATCGGAACGATACTTTCCGTCTTTTTTACAGCCACAACTGCTTACGCCATCTCTAAGAAAAGGCTGAGAGGCAAAACGTTCTTCTCCTTTATCATTCTGTTTACGATGCTTTTTAACGGCGGCATGGTGCCAAGCTATCTACTTATCAAGGATCTAGGCATGCTTGACACCTATGCGTCCTTAATTCTCCCGAGTCTCATTGGCGCCTGGAATATTCTCGTTATGAAGAGCTTTTTTCTGGGCATTCCGGATGAACTGGAAGAAGCAGCTAAGATTGACGGCGCAAACGATCTGACGATTTTCTTCCGGATTATTTTGCCATTGTCGAAAGCGGTGCTCGCTACGATAGGCTTGTTCACGGCTGTTTACTACTGGAATGATTTTTTCTCCACGATCCTGTATATCACCGACAAGAACAAATGGGCCCTGCAAGCTGTTCTAAAAGATATTGTAAGCAACGCATCCACTGCTCTTCAAAGCCAGGGCATATCGATTGGCTACCAACGGAACGTTTCCGAGAATACGGTAAAGATGGCATCGATCGTCGTTGCGACACTTCCAATTTTGATCGTTTATCCTTTTATCCAAAAATATTTTGCGAAAGGCGCAATGATCGGTTCGGTAAAAGGTTAA
- a CDS encoding ABC transporter permease: MKQQGLNLDTGSHASAPKALVHRQRFIKDLIRDKYLYLLLLPGIVFLLIFKYYPMYGLIIAFKEFNIFTGISASPWVGLQQFERLFRTPDFGQIFANTFIISAMKLLLGFPAAIILSLLLNELKNRMFKKFTQTVIYLPHFISWVIFAGIITIFLNPVDGIVNYVLGMFGAKPVSFLTESSYFRWILVFSDIYKEIGWGTIIYLAAMAGVDPNLYEAARMDGANRLKQMWHVTLPSIRPVIIILFILSLGNILEAGFMQIFLLYNPLVYDVADVIDTYVYRKGILESNYSLGAAAGIFKSVIALVLIVLANQFVKKTGNEGLW, from the coding sequence ATGAAACAACAAGGATTGAATTTGGACACGGGATCCCACGCTTCTGCACCTAAAGCATTAGTCCATCGGCAACGTTTCATAAAAGATTTGATCCGCGATAAATATTTATACTTATTGCTGCTTCCTGGGATCGTTTTTCTCCTAATCTTTAAATATTATCCGATGTATGGTTTGATTATCGCCTTTAAGGAATTCAACATTTTCACCGGAATTTCCGCCAGTCCCTGGGTAGGCTTGCAACAATTCGAACGCTTATTCCGCACTCCCGATTTCGGGCAAATTTTCGCGAATACATTCATTATCAGCGCGATGAAGCTGCTGCTAGGTTTTCCGGCGGCCATTATTCTGTCATTGCTGCTTAATGAATTGAAAAATAGGATGTTCAAAAAGTTTACGCAAACGGTTATCTATTTGCCTCACTTTATTTCATGGGTTATTTTTGCAGGCATTATTACGATCTTCTTGAATCCGGTTGACGGGATCGTCAATTATGTCCTGGGTATGTTCGGCGCCAAACCGGTCAGTTTCCTGACCGAATCCAGTTATTTCCGCTGGATCCTTGTCTTTTCTGATATTTACAAAGAAATCGGATGGGGCACGATCATATACTTGGCCGCAATGGCAGGCGTTGATCCGAATCTATATGAGGCTGCCAGAATGGACGGCGCCAACCGCTTGAAACAAATGTGGCATGTCACGCTCCCTTCCATTCGTCCGGTCATCATTATTTTATTCATCCTGAGCTTAGGCAACATTCTAGAGGCTGGATTCATGCAGATCTTCCTGCTCTATAATCCGCTTGTTTACGACGTAGCCGATGTCATTGACACCTACGTATATAGGAAAGGTATTCTAGAGTCCAATTACAGTTTGGGTGCTGCGGCGGGTATATTCAAATCCGTTATCGCCCTTGTCCTAATCGTTCTTGCAAACCAGTTCGTCAAAAAAACCGGCAATGAAGGCCTGTGGTAA
- a CDS encoding extracellular solute-binding protein — protein MKKQVLTTLTLAAMLTVAACSGGNTGNNGNAGESGTNKDQPAAADTSPLKVTMTLMAGPKTPKAWVESALEEDLSSKLNRNVDIDSLMLPGWDQAKTKINLIMSDKKTMPNILWYWDMNKEYKTWSESGIIADLVPLLQKNGKNILDYYSKENLFYSWDKSGKMYRVPADIAEAGTMTTILRKDWIDKLNLQTPTTLQEYTDVLRAFTKNDPDDNGEDDTYGLSGPAELRSFGPILYAYKTNPDSFMITEDGTVKYGSVLPQTKEALKVLQDMFKEGLIDPRMILVGQTDGSKFEEILQQGKVGSIYRWVDYFNPGNNIVRGLQANTPGAELMYIEPIKGPDGFSSDSPSDVGGWSYLSITNKEKDSAGVMSVLNQMADPETYKLVNFGKEGEHYKIENGEFKSLVTPDESDKLGLGNFGWYISRKDEANIKNTPEVNELFKKRAITSQPLRDLTVEFKSLDRPAFIEYNADLTKLRDQTFYGIISGKLSIDEFDKFVEQYYKLGGKQVEEEANKLYKEQKEEFAAYEEWYTKEIEPFK, from the coding sequence ATGAAGAAACAGGTACTGACTACTTTAACTCTGGCGGCCATGCTGACGGTTGCTGCATGCTCCGGAGGAAATACCGGAAACAATGGCAATGCTGGCGAAAGCGGAACGAACAAAGACCAACCTGCTGCGGCCGATACGTCCCCACTCAAAGTTACAATGACACTGATGGCTGGGCCGAAAACTCCTAAGGCATGGGTTGAAAGCGCTTTAGAAGAGGATTTGTCATCCAAACTAAACAGAAATGTAGATATTGATAGCCTTATGCTTCCAGGCTGGGATCAGGCAAAGACAAAAATCAATCTGATTATGAGCGATAAGAAAACAATGCCGAATATCCTATGGTATTGGGATATGAACAAAGAATACAAGACTTGGTCTGAATCCGGGATTATTGCGGATCTGGTTCCTCTTCTGCAAAAGAACGGTAAAAACATTCTCGACTACTATTCGAAAGAGAACTTATTCTATTCGTGGGATAAGAGCGGTAAAATGTACCGCGTTCCGGCCGATATCGCTGAAGCAGGAACAATGACGACCATTCTCCGCAAGGATTGGATTGATAAGCTTAATTTGCAAACGCCTACTACCCTGCAGGAGTATACCGATGTTCTTCGCGCGTTCACTAAGAATGATCCGGACGACAACGGCGAAGACGATACGTATGGATTGTCCGGCCCAGCCGAATTACGCAGCTTTGGCCCTATCCTGTACGCTTATAAAACGAATCCGGACAGCTTCATGATAACGGAAGACGGAACAGTCAAATATGGCTCCGTACTGCCGCAAACGAAGGAAGCTCTTAAAGTTCTGCAGGATATGTTCAAAGAAGGCCTGATCGATCCTCGCATGATATTGGTTGGTCAAACGGACGGAAGCAAATTCGAGGAAATTTTGCAGCAAGGGAAAGTCGGTTCCATTTATCGGTGGGTTGACTACTTCAATCCAGGCAATAACATCGTCCGCGGGTTGCAAGCAAACACACCTGGCGCAGAACTGATGTACATCGAACCGATTAAAGGACCGGATGGCTTCTCATCCGATAGTCCTTCTGATGTCGGCGGATGGTCTTACCTTTCCATCACCAACAAAGAGAAAGACTCTGCGGGCGTTATGTCCGTGCTAAACCAAATGGCGGATCCTGAAACATACAAACTGGTGAACTTCGGCAAAGAAGGCGAGCATTATAAAATTGAGAACGGTGAGTTCAAGTCGCTCGTGACGCCTGATGAATCGGATAAACTCGGCCTCGGTAACTTCGGCTGGTACATTTCCCGCAAAGACGAAGCGAACATCAAGAACACCCCTGAAGTTAACGAGTTGTTCAAAAAGCGCGCAATAACTTCACAACCGCTAAGAGATCTGACTGTAGAGTTTAAATCGCTTGATAGACCAGCTTTTATCGAATATAACGCCGATCTTACCAAATTGAGAGACCAAACGTTCTACGGCATCATCTCCGGCAAACTGAGCATCGACGAATTCGACAAATTTGTCGAGCAGTACTACAAACTCGGCGGCAAACAAGTTGAAGAAGAAGCCAACAAGCTGTACAAAGAGCAGAAAGAAGAGTTCGCCGCATACGAAGAGTGGTATACAAAAGAAATCGAGCCTTTCAAATAA
- a CDS encoding LacI family DNA-binding transcriptional regulator, whose protein sequence is MKKITTSDISNYLGISRNTVSKALNNHPDISDETKQKIIDQAIKMGYKNIKLPPAVLPETDTSRTKSIAFITKRDVGIETFWMNVMSGVEELISGNRYEMKLSFIKNEDIDSLLIPQILTSGIDGFIVAGSVNKTYNEKLMSVSLPKVFIDIHSDFSFSELNSDIVMMESEGSIYQITRRLIQEGHRDIGFIGDLSIRSYMERWLGFIRAHYETGLMINPDYCITSNDPRNYQYYEDVAERLGALKQFPSAFVCANDVTAIIVIRYFRNAGMSIPSDIAVSGFDSIKEIEFLDFSLTTVINDEFRLGLRAAEQLLTRMREPNRLPEIIRLPTKVLFGESTTRPAPAKL, encoded by the coding sequence GTGAAGAAAATAACCACTTCCGATATTTCGAACTATTTGGGTATTTCGCGAAATACGGTTTCGAAAGCGCTTAACAATCATCCTGATATTTCGGATGAGACCAAGCAAAAAATAATCGATCAGGCTATAAAAATGGGCTATAAGAACATCAAGCTTCCTCCTGCAGTTCTCCCGGAGACGGATACCAGCAGAACGAAGAGCATCGCCTTTATTACAAAAAGGGATGTTGGGATTGAAACGTTCTGGATGAATGTGATGAGCGGAGTGGAAGAGCTCATCAGCGGCAACCGCTATGAGATGAAGTTGAGCTTCATCAAGAATGAAGATATCGATTCATTGCTTATCCCACAAATTTTAACCAGCGGAATCGACGGTTTCATTGTAGCGGGCAGTGTGAACAAAACGTATAATGAAAAATTGATGAGCGTATCACTTCCTAAAGTGTTTATTGACATTCATTCGGATTTTTCATTTTCCGAGTTGAATTCTGATATTGTCATGATGGAAAGTGAAGGTAGTATCTATCAGATTACACGTCGCTTGATTCAAGAGGGACATCGAGACATCGGTTTTATCGGGGATCTATCCATAAGAAGCTATATGGAGCGGTGGCTTGGTTTTATTAGGGCTCATTACGAAACCGGTTTGATGATTAATCCGGATTATTGCATCACATCCAATGATCCAAGGAATTATCAATATTATGAAGATGTGGCGGAGCGGCTCGGCGCGCTGAAGCAATTTCCATCTGCATTCGTTTGCGCCAATGACGTCACCGCAATTATCGTTATCAGATATTTCAGAAATGCAGGCATGTCCATTCCAAGTGATATCGCCGTATCCGGCTTTGACAGTATCAAAGAAATCGAGTTTCTTGATTTTTCACTGACTACGGTGATCAATGATGAATTCCGGCTAGGACTGCGTGCTGCGGAACAATTGTTGACACGAATGCGCGAACCGAATCGCCTTCCGGAAATCATCCGTCTTCCCACCAAAGTGTTGTTTGGAGAGAGTACAACAAGGCCTGCTCCTGCAAAACTGTAA
- a CDS encoding pyridoxamine 5'-phosphate oxidase family protein, with amino-acid sequence MDSVRYKIRECQDQEKIESFLHQARIGYLGLVDGNLPYVVPLNYVWTEGKLYFHGAGDGRRNQVMSENPEVCFTVCEEYGTITDPVPAKTDTAYMSVMIFGQAEPITELDEATHVLQEMINKYVPGYYNRPLSKQHVDKYRSAVFGGPVQVCRVIPYHVTAKESPIEAEKMYRTGMHVGREI; translated from the coding sequence ATGGATTCAGTTCGTTACAAAATCCGGGAATGCCAGGATCAAGAGAAAATCGAAAGTTTCCTTCACCAAGCGAGAATTGGATATCTTGGGTTGGTTGATGGGAATCTGCCCTATGTTGTACCTCTTAATTATGTATGGACGGAAGGGAAGCTCTATTTTCACGGAGCGGGAGATGGAAGACGTAATCAGGTCATGAGTGAAAATCCAGAAGTATGTTTTACGGTATGTGAGGAATACGGAACCATCACGGATCCGGTACCTGCCAAAACGGATACGGCTTATATGAGCGTAATGATATTTGGACAAGCTGAGCCGATCACAGAATTGGATGAAGCCACCCATGTACTTCAGGAAATGATCAATAAATATGTACCCGGCTATTATAACCGCCCCTTGTCAAAGCAGCATGTTGACAAGTATCGGTCGGCTGTATTTGGCGGTCCGGTTCAAGTGTGCCGGGTAATTCCGTACCATGTGACGGCAAAAGAAAGTCCTATTGAAGCAGAAAAAATGTATAGAACGGGCATGCATGTCGGACGAGAAATTTAA